A portion of the Bacteroides faecium genome contains these proteins:
- a CDS encoding Lar family restriction alleviation protein has product MNKKVILPCPFCGEIPVLERQYLPASLCLSCKNDNCYVNPAIEITVFCKKNSDGFTFAPQFEQHENEIIEKWNKRNV; this is encoded by the coding sequence ATGAATAAAAAAGTAATATTGCCATGCCCATTTTGTGGTGAAATACCAGTGTTAGAACGTCAATATTTACCTGCATCACTCTGTTTATCATGTAAGAATGATAATTGCTATGTAAATCCTGCTATAGAGATTACTGTATTTTGCAAGAAAAATAGCGACGGTTTTACGTTTGCGCCTCAATTTGAGCAGCATGAAAATGAAATTATTGAAAAATGGAATAAAAGAAACGTTTAA
- a CDS encoding ASCH domain-containing protein produces MKAITIKQPWASLIVHGIKDIENRSWRTNFRGRVLIHASGSHGRKFSVDLTDAQTKAAFATIAKETMFGNMPFGSIIGSVEIVDCVQNHPSIWADKGVYNWVLANPVLFKKPIPAKGRLSFWEYDNLSEDARNVVDDVIKKLKSE; encoded by the coding sequence ATGAAAGCAATAACAATAAAACAACCGTGGGCCTCTTTGATAGTCCACGGCATCAAGGATATTGAGAACCGGAGTTGGCGAACAAATTTCCGTGGACGTGTCCTTATTCATGCTTCCGGTTCCCATGGTAGAAAGTTTAGCGTTGACCTAACTGATGCGCAGACAAAGGCAGCATTTGCTACAATAGCTAAAGAAACCATGTTTGGAAATATGCCTTTTGGCTCCATCATCGGCAGTGTGGAGATTGTAGACTGCGTGCAAAACCATCCATCCATTTGGGCGGATAAAGGAGTTTATAACTGGGTATTGGCTAATCCTGTGTTATTCAAAAAGCCTATTCCGGCAAAAGGGAGACTATCATTTTGGGAATATGACAATCTATCAGAGGATGCAAGGAATGTTGTTGATGATGTGATTAAGAAACTTAAATCAGAATAG
- a CDS encoding DNA-methyltransferase — translation MNLNQIYNAECLTWLQSLPDKSINCCVTSPPYYGLRDYGNEAQIGLEKTPEEYIEKLVNVFHEVYRVLKNDGTLWVNIGDSYAGSMKGAARFPDNAMNYKQGTNRGTLGKATLVKQCTGCKNKDLIGIPWMLAFALRADGWYLRQDIIWSKPNPMPESVTDRCTKSHEYIFLLSKSKKYYFDSKSIQQTASQSVKSRLGKVENVGYKAFATANSLEESNPMFRKSTTREYQYADKANKRSVWHIPTSSYKDAHFAVFPENLIVDCIKAGCPEDGIVIDPFMGSGTTAVVARKLNRYYVGAELNPNYIGIAKKRLSKELGFFK, via the coding sequence ATGAATCTAAATCAAATATATAATGCAGAATGTCTTACTTGGTTGCAATCACTTCCAGATAAGAGTATTAATTGCTGTGTTACTTCTCCACCATATTACGGGCTACGTGACTATGGCAATGAAGCTCAAATAGGACTTGAAAAAACTCCGGAAGAATATATTGAGAAATTAGTGAATGTATTCCATGAGGTTTATCGGGTTTTAAAAAACGATGGTACATTGTGGGTGAATATCGGAGACAGCTATGCTGGTTCCATGAAAGGTGCAGCGCGTTTCCCAGATAATGCAATGAATTATAAGCAAGGAACAAATAGAGGGACACTTGGCAAAGCTACATTGGTAAAACAGTGTACGGGATGCAAAAATAAAGATTTAATAGGCATTCCGTGGATGCTTGCTTTTGCTCTTCGTGCCGATGGTTGGTATTTGCGGCAGGATATCATTTGGAGTAAACCTAATCCGATGCCGGAAAGTGTTACGGATAGATGTACGAAGTCGCATGAATACATCTTTCTCTTATCAAAGAGTAAAAAATACTATTTTGATAGTAAATCTATTCAGCAGACAGCTTCTCAAAGCGTAAAAAGTAGGCTTGGCAAAGTTGAGAATGTAGGATATAAGGCTTTTGCGACTGCTAACAGTTTGGAGGAATCCAATCCGATGTTCCGGAAGAGTACGACACGTGAATATCAGTATGCAGACAAAGCTAATAAACGTTCAGTTTGGCACATTCCAACATCCTCTTATAAAGATGCACACTTTGCAGTATTTCCAGAGAATTTGATAGTTGATTGCATTAAAGCGGGCTGCCCTGAAGATGGTATCGTAATTGACCCGTTCATGGGTTCTGGTACTACGGCCGTAGTTGCCAGGAAGCTCAACCGCTATTATGTAGGAGCTGAGCTTAATCCTAACTATATAGGCATAGCAAAAAAGAGACTAAGTAAAGAATTGGGATTTTTTAAATAA
- a CDS encoding ATP-binding protein, producing the protein METIRNQINPQSVPLKFGRSSYDAVAFRNSSALFRRCCLLACPEFTVDERNRDFMNELFLYLIKGSEKLDGNKGLLLYGPVGTGKSTILKIVQLYDRYSNGKDETGYYLSGGFPIESATFISNQYTRKGVDGISKYDGLNGIALGIDEVGKEPRVKYFGSEMDIIQYILQSRYDNRRICKTFMTTNMQPEEFEPKYGEYIADRINEMFNVIEIKGKSRR; encoded by the coding sequence ATGGAAACAATCAGAAATCAAATCAATCCTCAGAGTGTGCCGTTAAAGTTCGGACGGTCAAGTTATGATGCAGTTGCTTTCAGGAATTCTTCAGCTCTTTTCCGTAGGTGCTGTTTATTGGCATGTCCCGAATTCACTGTTGATGAAAGAAATCGTGATTTTATGAACGAGCTTTTTTTATATCTCATCAAGGGATCGGAAAAACTAGATGGAAACAAAGGTTTATTACTGTATGGTCCTGTTGGAACTGGTAAATCCACGATATTGAAAATTGTCCAATTGTACGACAGGTATAGCAATGGTAAAGACGAAACCGGATATTACTTATCTGGTGGATTTCCTATTGAATCAGCTACATTCATTTCTAATCAATACACCAGAAAGGGAGTTGATGGTATTTCTAAATACGATGGGTTAAACGGAATTGCCCTAGGTATTGACGAAGTAGGGAAAGAACCAAGGGTAAAATACTTTGGTTCTGAAATGGATATAATACAGTATATTCTCCAATCCAGATACGACAATCGTAGGATATGCAAAACGTTTATGACTACCAATATGCAGCCGGAAGAGTTTGAGCCTAAATATGGGGAATATATCGCAGACCGAATCAATGAAATGTTTAATGTAATCGAAATCAAAGGAAAAAGCAGACGATGA
- a CDS encoding HNH endonuclease → MKQVSSKQAQRNREVAKIKQSLSPSCAICGKPAVDAAHLIPKSMYPEHYTNPQNIVGFCRECHNKYDNNLAFRQRQKRLIERVKSFDECAANRYFRL, encoded by the coding sequence ATGAAACAGGTAAGCAGTAAACAAGCTCAGAGAAACAGAGAAGTTGCTAAAATAAAGCAGTCACTTTCTCCCTCTTGTGCAATATGTGGTAAGCCGGCTGTAGATGCCGCACATTTGATTCCTAAGAGCATGTATCCGGAACACTACACCAATCCTCAGAACATTGTAGGATTTTGTCGGGAATGCCATAATAAGTACGATAATAACTTGGCATTCAGACAGCGGCAAAAGCGTCTCATAGAGCGTGTGAAGTCTTTTGATGAATGTGCAGCAAATAGATATTTCCGTTTATGA
- a CDS encoding HNH endonuclease has protein sequence MTRLAHKKGRPTKYRQSLRNNPYWEEVKRKVRIRDGHRCQVCGKTYNLEVHHKVYDIAGYSIVGHELEFLYCLEILCEDCHRMKHGK, from the coding sequence ATGACGAGACTGGCGCACAAGAAGGGGCGACCGACGAAGTATCGGCAGAGTCTGAGAAATAATCCTTATTGGGAAGAGGTAAAACGCAAGGTTAGAATTCGCGATGGTCATAGATGTCAGGTGTGCGGTAAGACATACAATTTGGAAGTCCATCACAAGGTCTATGACATTGCAGGATATTCCATAGTTGGACATGAATTAGAGTTCCTGTATTGTCTTGAGATTTTATGTGAGGATTGCCATCGAATGAAACATGGTAAGTAA